The genome window GTCCCGCTTCTGCTTCTTTGTGCTAATACCTGTTTACTCTTGCTGTATTGTTCTCGTCTTAATCATGTTTAGCAGAGATGGAAAACGAAGTTACcttgtaatttgtttattgTAACAATAGCAAAGGTCTCTGTTTCTCTTTGTGCAGTCTTCTCTCGTCTCCAAATATTTTAAGCCCCTCAATTATGATATAAACCTTGGCCTCTGTTTGTGCTTTAATGTTCTTGGAGTgtttacttcttcttctttgttatattcttcataaaaatttcaaactctTTTCTTGCAACAATCCTTGTCCTCTTTAGTTTATAtgttcaaaaataatttttgttctttccttTCAGATCTTAGCTATTCAAGTATGAAATTGGTTACATTGTCCTCGTACCAAGATTcaagaacaaatataaatcatattttgacttttctttttatttttcatatataattttgactTTTCACTTGTAAATAAAAAGTGTCAAAACTACCCTCATCACTTTACACAATtctgaaaaaacaaattttaaaagcaGGCGTGGGTTTGACCATTTGGATAGGCAGTGAACTCGTCTTTTTGCACTCAAGTTCAAATTCCCTTTTGAATTCCCATCCCAGCTAGTCAAGATTTGAATTCCCCTCCCTctagattagattaatttataGTAGTTttactatcgcttgtattaaaagaaaaagaaatttttgaaaaactttATGACATTAACTAACAGAAAACGAAAATgccttaaaagaaaaaaagaaaaaaaaagaaacagaaaacaaataagGTTAAAATCCAACAAGGGCATTTACAGAAGCCATCGTTTAAAAGGCGCGTGTTGTGCTGTCAAAAATTTGACGTCGTCCTTGCTCGTTTcttttctcctccttttctCATTTGGGCTCTAACTCAATACGAAAACCCGATTTGGTCTCCAGGTTTCTTCCAATTCAAAGACGCCTCTTTTCCTTTGCGTTTTTCTTGAATAATACTATTCTTAATTTCTAGAAAGATATATAATTCAAGCCTTTTCATTCCTGCCCAGATCTTTGAGGCACACGGATCCAAATCCAATTCGATAAGAATTGGATAGTTTTCCTATCAGATCGATCCAAACCCAAACAGGAGGAAAAGTAGAGAAATGGACAATGCCGACGTTGAAGCTGGTGGAGAAGACGAGTTCCATGGCAAGAGCGGTCGCAAGTATCGCCCGGTTGTCGACGACGATCGCGCCGTGCTCGAGATGTCATCCATGGatccttcctcttcttcttcttcttcgtctacTCTTCCTGTTCACCAAGCTTCCCTCAAGTATGCTTTCCACTATCACcattccctctctctctctgtctctctgtctctctctctgtctctctctctctctctctctctctctctctctatatatatatatatgtgtgtgtgtgtgtgtgtgtgtttgagaAATAGAGGATTTTGAATGGTGTTTAAGAATGAATTAAGCGTTCTGTGAATTCTTGTGGAAAATGAGTTAAACCCACAAGtgcaatataaaaaaaaaaaaaaatggtgctAAGTGAATTCAGCCGTTTAAGTAATGAGAAATCTTAGATTCTTGGAttctgaaaacaattttaactAAGGCTCTGCCCAAGTGACATGTATGTACTGATCATGTAAGTTAGTTCCAAGTGGCATGCAATACtaatcatcatcttcttgAGTCATTTCTCAGAATTGAAACTTTCGAATGAACTTGAATGCTTGCGAATTCTCAGATTTGTTGTCCTGTAGCAATATTGGGTCGGTTCGATAAAAGATCTTAGTTGGGTCATGATTTAGGGAATTTTTGATGTAATAACTTCATATATTTATAGACAAATGCTACTGCATACTGATCAAGGTTTTGGGTCATTAAGATGATTCAAAGGGTTGGTGTACCCGTTAAGTGCAAGTTTTTGCTTGCTTGGTGGCTCGTGAAAAGTCAATACTTGCTTCAAAAAGGAAGTTTATTTATATGAGTCTATGTCTGTTTATATCTCTACAGTGGTGCTTTTGTGCAAAGCGGTATAGGAGAGTGCTCATCCTATTCTTTGTATTGTTCAGTTATAACGCAAATTTTGGTTAGGCTGTTGTAACTGTTAAGGGTGGCTTACTTTACTCTAGGAATGGATGTTCCTTGCTGGTGGAAGTTACTTGGGTACTGGGGCCAAAGAAAGCTGATTGTCATTTGGCATTGTGGGGTGTTGGTTTCTATGTAGATTGTTTGGTTGGAAATCAATAAGAGGTCATTTGATCTTCAGGTGGAGGACCATGGGAGAATAAATTAGATTTTAGATTTCCCTTTGGTCATCTTTGTCAAAGCATTCCATGGCTATTCCTTTCATCTAAATTGGGAGGAGTTTTGAGTTGAATGCAATCTCATTTTTGTATGAGCTGACTGAAGTGTTTATTTTGATGAACATCTTGTCCATCCTTTTTAGTAGCATTTCTCTTTCAATGAAAATCATGTttcctacaaaaaaaaagaaatcttaaAGGGGTGCACAtgcatttttcatttatacATCTCTTCCTATTGGTTCATAGGAATATATTCTCTATCTCTATACACATGATGCTGttcaaaatacaagaaaatattggaaataaTGCTTGGTTTGGCTGATCATTAATCCATGAagtgtttttccttcttcgTGGGTTTCATAATAATGCCTTGAAATTAAAAATCCGAGTTTTCcttatcaaattttttttttttttggttagcTATAAAAAGACTTGTAAATTGATATTCATTTTCAGgtaattttggtttattttataCCTATCTGTTGTAAATTGATGTTCATTGcatgtaaaaagaaaaaagctaaCATATATAAGTTTATTCTTGCTTATAATCTTTGTTATGTCTATTGGCGTACCATGGCAGGAGAATAAAAGTGGGCACCCAGGAAAACGTGGGTTCTGATGCAAAAGAAGGGCACCCTCCTACTCATGTGCAAGCCAATGGGCCCCAGAGAGAATCCAAATTGGaattgtttggttttgattctcTCGTCAACATTCTTGGTCTTAAGAGGTATGTTCTGTTGTGAGATCGTTTAAGAATGGGAAAAACAAACGAACTCAagcaaccaaaataaaataaaataatattaatgtcATTCAGCAAACGAGTGCATCAACTCTCCTTAATATATAATCTATGTTGCCTATCTAATCACTTTCTGATTAAGGGTGTAAAGATGAGAGAATTTTTGGCACTTTTTCTCCCATtatgtttgattttggagAATTTTCTTAATACAAAATTCATTCACTAATGTTTGGtatcaatcttttttttttttcctgactGGCTggtattgatttgttttttgctGCTCCAGTATGACAGATGAGCAAAGTGCAGCACCATCTAGTCCTAGAGATGGTGAAAATATTTCCATCACCCAGGGGCGACCGAAGGTAAGTTGACAATCCTGCTGTCTCTTGCATAAGTTCCTCCCTTGTCTTGTTGCTTGTTTGAgcattaatttgaaaataaggCGTGGATTAAGAAACCTTAAGGGTGCTGGCTTAGATGCATGGCTACCTGTTGTCATATGGTCATCGCCCTTAACTTTGTGTTATCATTTCATATTAATTGGTCCAATAAAAGTCTCGTTTCACATAAAAACCATTATTTTATAGCTTTAAAGTGGGTAGtttcataaattatatttcaaattgttcTGATTTCTTGAAATTTAAAGCTGCACTTTCATCAATTTCTGATCCTTCTCTGTATCTATTGATGGGTATTTACCATGCAGCCTACTGGTGTCAAATTGGGAACACTGATGGGTGTATTCGTCCCATGCTTGCAAAATATACTAGGAATTATCTACTATATTCGATTTTCTTGGTAATTCATATGCAACTTTTGtattatatttcaatttgtttgcAGGATGCatgaacaattatatatttgaGGTAGATTTGGTTGTTAGATGCTGATCTTGTGTATGAAGGGTGCAACGCAGCtgaaatttcttttgaattgCTAGAAAATTTTCTAAATATATCATGTATAGATGTGctatcaaaattatattttggtGCACTTCTGTTTTGCTTTGGAAACACCCTAGTGCTATTCTGGTGGAATTGTCTTAGTTTCCGGAAAAAGGAATAACTTtctgttttcatttcaaaGCTTGTTAAAAGTTTGATATGAAGTGGCCATGGAAAAGTGATGGACTGATGTAGATCCGATTGAGCTTGAAGGAAGTTGTTATTAACTGTTTAGTGATAGGGAACCTCCATATTGTACATGTATGTGAATTGGGAGTTGGGATGGTCTCAGTTGTCATATGATAGTGACGCACATCAGATATCAAGGCACAACTGCTCTTGTGATTTACAAGCCCTATTGGCACCCACTACGGCACCAGATTTTTTCTGAAGTGGGGTTTTCTTGCTTTGGCTGCATGTAAAAATACTTTCTGTCCTGCAAAAGCTGTAAAAACACTTTTCTGTCCTGCATGTTTGTCCCACTTTCTAGAAAAGATACCAAAAATTAAGTAATAATGATCAGATTTTTTTGGCATGCAATTTCTCAGTTCTATTACGCCTACTAAAGAGTTTTAGAAATGATTAAATTCATGATGTTGCCTTCCTTCTAGACCAATCATGTTCTTACAGATATCCTTCcttttcgtctttttaaattttttataagtGTTGCTGATATCCTTtcttaatatataaaaatggcAGGATTGTTGGTATGGCTGGTATAGCTGAGTCACTATTCTTGGTTTCATTCTGTGGCTTGTGTACTTTCCTGACTGCAATATCATTGAGTGCAATTGCAACCAATGGTGCTATGAAGGTACACATTATTTATATGATAAGACTCATGAGAAATTAGATAGAGAAGATTATAAGAATACCCCCCAGCTCGtcataaaataacaaagcAATCATTTTAGCTGACTCAACTGGATTATGATGTAATGGGATATACCATTTTAGATTGCTaaaatttggatttaattACAACAATTATTCCTACTTTCAAAGAATCGTTTCTTGGTATATTATTCTACAGATTATAGTGCAACTGCTCAAGATGTTAATGAACTGTATTATATTCACATTATCGGGTAATTCATATTGAGTTATGGTTGTTACTTTTGAGTACTCTGATACTGTGTTTTAGTAATTGCTTTATTTTGCATCAGATAGATTTGTGAAAGAAGAGATAATGAATTCTTCTTTGTTTCACTTTACTTATAGGGTGGTGGACCGTACTATCTAATTGGTCGTGCCCTTGGTCCAGAAGTTGGAGTTAGCATTGGATTATGTTTCTTTCTAGGAAATGCTGTTGCTGGATCTCTGTGAGTGTACACTGTTAACTTAATTGTGATGACATAGTGATATGTATGGTTGAGGTCCATGAGGCAGAGAGAGTTGGGACTAGCAtaaattttctataatttgGATTGCTTTATGTATGATGCTGATGGCTATTGAGTACTGAACTTAGGCTTTCATATTCTTGTTGTCCAGTTATGTCTTGGGAGCTGTTGAAACATTCTTGAAAGCTGTGCCAGCTGCTGGGATTTTTAGAGGTAATGTAGCATTGTCCAGTTCACAATAATATAACGATGACTAAAATAGAAATTCTTGCATGGTTGATGGCAGATGGTAAATCAAAACCTGTTTTTAGGGAAAGTTCCAGTGCTTGTAACATCTTATCCCTGGGATTGTTAGAAATTGAGCTCCATTTTCTGTGGATATTTTGTCCCCTTCTTTGTactctttatatttttattaataaaatttggtatcttacaagaaaaaattaaatacttgGGATATAATTCAAAGAAGATACTATGCTTCATTATCTTTATAGCTGTGCATGTTTTGTAAAGATGCGATGTGAGTGATAATGCTGAAATATTTGTTGTCACATTTCTATTTCACTTCTCAAATTTGGTGTGGGTTTATAATAGACATTGTTACTCTTTGTTGTCTGAGAAATTTTTGGGGTAGGGCAAGCAAGAGGCTATTAGTCTTTGATATTGTGGAGTCCATTTGGAGTGCTTGGTTGGAAGGTGTAGAAGAATTTTCGACAATAGGATAGAGGAGCTGGATTTTGTTTGGGAGAGGATGAAAGCTTTTCTATGGGCATCTTTGTCTATGAATTTTAGAGATATGTGTTTTAGTATCATTCAGCGTGATTGGCTTGAGCTCTGAGCTTATTCTATCTTACTGCTTGTGAGCTTTTGTACTAAGTTTTGCTCTTATGGACTTCTTTTCTGTCTTCTCTTATTTCCCTTCTGTGTTTTCTATGAATTTTTATACCATTATCCAcaacaataagaaaaatttCATTCCAGTTGTGGATtgcatggttttttttataaatgaaatttaaaccttaaatatttaaagaatCCAAACAGAAGTGGATGGTCAACAATTTGAGTTAAGTATGTTTATATGCTTTCTCAACCTCTATagctcatttttatttttatagttttAATCTTTTTGCTGAAAGCTAACTTTGTGTTACTCTGACCAATTTCCCCTCTCAAAACAGACAAACACACCACATGCACACATATGCATCATCTGCTCCCATTTCTCTCCTCTTGTGTGTGGTTTACTGGTTCTTGGAGATGTGTTTAGTGAATCTATGCATTTGTGTGCGTTGTGGGAATTTACATGTGATTGAACaatataactttttttttcttaatgggAATTGGTATTAATAACCAAAGAATATTCATgttaaaaagaacaaagaaaatgtttgtaatatttaaattgaGTGCATCTaatttcttattcttttttcatgttgTCAATACAGAGACCACAAGAGTTAATGGAACATCAGTTGCAATACAAAGTCCGAGTTCACATGACCTGCAAATCTATGGGATAGTTGTGACTATTATTTTATGCTTTATTGTGTTTGGTGGCGTGAAAATGATCAATCGGGTTGCACCTGCTTTCCTCATACCCGTTTTACTTTCGCTGTTCTGCATATATATCGGGATTGCTTTGGCGAGGAAGAATTACCCTGTAGGTTAGTGAAGTTCTTTATAACTTTCTTTCACGAAATGGAAATTAtcaatatatatgtaatatgtatatatatatatatatatatatgtgctgTTCTATGTAATTTTCCTAAGATAATGATGTATGCAATTTTGAGGTAATAATGTCTGATTGATTACATACGTACTGTAATTCTGTGTTGTGGTGCTGTCAGCTTGTTGTCTGAGAGCTCCTGTGGCCTTTCTGTAAGCCCAAGAAAAATTTCAGTGTGTTCTAATCTTTGTTATCTCTCTTTGGCCTTTAACTAAATTGAGAAGTAGTTCTACTAGTTACGTAATGCACATCATGGAAATAAATGGTGAGCTATATCCCCATGTTCTGCCTGTGACAGGTGTCTATATTCTTATTGTTGTTATTGTTAGTATTACTACTAGAATGCTAGGAATAATATCTATttagaataataataacaacCACCATACTAAAACACAAAcattatgaataaaaaatagaacaaaatacAAGTAAGTCAGTATGACAACCTCAACCACAGTCAATAATAAACACAGCACTGCCCCATTCAAGAGGAATTACACTAAAAGGACTATCTCTAAAGGTTGATGCTTGGATCTAGTTGGGTACTGTTGTactattttttcttcatttgacTAGTGGTTAAAGGCTGCATGTCTGGACCAGTTTCTTGAAGATTAGCTGACTTTTGCATAGGTGTGCAGACCAGGTCAAGTCAACAATAGCAATATAGCAACCTGACGTTGTTAATTTTTGATCCAACCAAATATTTGCCTTTTATACTTGTTGGCTTGTTTTCAGTGGGGTTAAATGGATAATATTTCTCGTATCGTTTGTTACAGATGGAGTCACGGGCTTGAGTTTGGACTCCTTCAAAGAAAACTGGAACTCGGATTATCAGAAGACCAATAACGCTGGAATTCCTGATCCTGATGGAAAAGTGTCCTGGAATTTCAAGTCAGTCATGGCATTAAACTTTCAAACTTTGGTAGTTTGTTACTTTGTTGCTGGTGTGAGTTAAACTTATAAATATGCGAATATCTTGTTTGTTATTATAATTGCAACTTTGTTGCTGGTGCGAATTAAACttataaatatgcaaatatctggattttatttttattttggaggACATCATTTTTAAATGATTGGTCTTATCAAAGTCAGTCTTTTTAAActtataaatatgaaaatatctGGATTCTTATTGTTGTTTTGGAGGACATCATTTTCAAATGACTGGTTTTGTCAATCttagtctctctctcttgccttTTTGGTTACCCCGAATCTATGTATTTGCCACTGGTTGCTACAGGGCTGCAATCATAAGATGATACCTTTCTCTGTTCTAAACTACTATACTCGAACTAGGACTAAGCTTACCAAGAGCCTAGAAACCAAGCTCCAGCTTGGCTTATTATCATGCTTGTTTAGCTTGTTATGTTTACCGTTTCTTTAGGCAAAGGTTGGTACTCAGATATGATTTTTCCTTGTTACAGTAGAAAAGAATCagaattattttcttatggtCAAAATAAAAGATTTAGGTCAACTGATCACTGTCTCGCTAACTACTTGGAATGAATTCTCTTTTTCAAATATGTATAAAtacatttgaatttttcattCGTCAAGTTGCCTCTTTGGACATGCCTTTCTCCATTTCTCTTTCTGTAATTTTGACTTGAAAGCATTTGTTTATTTCCTGAATTTTTAAAAGTGTGTCATGTTTAAAAACAAGCTATTCCTCCCAAGCATGAAGTCATTTTAGCTATGGGTTTAGGGTGGAGATTACTTTTTCTAGTGTTTTCTAACTATGCTGTTAATTTTTGTTTCCAGTGCAATGGTCGGCCTCTTTTTCCCTGCTGTGACAGGAATTATGGCAGGTTCAAATCGGTCAGCGTCACTGAGAGATACTCAGCGTTCAATTCCTATTGGAACACTGGCTGCAACTCTTTCAACTACTGCAATGTATCTGGTCTCTGTGTTATTATTTGGAGCCCTTGCTAGCAGACAGAAGCTTTTGACTGATAGGTATGCATATATTGTAATAGTTGCCTCTCTTGGGTAATATTTTACTTTGTCTCTGTTACTTTGTCTCTGTTATTCATTTGTGTGCATCAATGAACACTTGTGTCCAATTATGTGGAATCCAAGTCTTGGAaccatgtatatattttttttttctgtatcCATCTTTTGCTCATCAATCTCTAACTAGTTTGGGGCCTTATTTCGTGTATTATATAAATTGTGGTCAAATTGAGTTCCAAAAGTTTGAGAATCTGTTTAGGTAGTTATTTGCCTACATACGTCTTAAACATAATCTTGCATTAGCAAATTAATGTACTTTCTTCATGGTTTCATTGCTGAAACTGGAGTTTCTGTGCAGGCTACTTACTGCTACAATAGCTTGGCCTTTCCCAGTATTCATTTACATTGGAATAATTCTATCAACCTTGGGTGCTGCTCTTCAAAGCCTGACTGGTGCCCCCCGTCTGCTTGCAGCAATAGCCAATGATGATATTTTACCTGTTCTTAACTACTTCAAGGTTTCAGATGGGAGTGAGCCTAACATCGCTACCTTATTTACTGCGCTCCTCTGTATCGGGTGTGTCGTAATTGGGAACCTGGATCTTATCACGCCAACTATAACTATGTTTTTCCTTCTGTGTTATGCGGGCGTGAACTTATCTTGCTTCCTTCTGGATCTTCTAGATGCTCCCAGCTGGCGACCGCGGTGGAAATTTCACCACTGGAGCCTCTCTCTTCTTGGAGCCTTACTTTGTATAGGTATGCCTCCTcatgtatttattttgtactttGATTTCAACATTGTGCTTTTGCCCTCTATAGACAATTTTGTTAAGAAAGGCAGTGAAAATAGGTAGGAAAATTCAGCTCCTGAAATGTAGGTACTAGTTTGTGCTTGAAAAGAATATTCGGAGAATGTGATTGAAAGCtgcttttattatttaaagatTTTCAGCCTACCTAACTGTTGCGGTTGTCACAATGATGGATCCTATATACTTGTCACTGTTAGGATTGTTTAAATGATGGATCCTAAGGAAGAGAGTTTTGAGCATTTTAGGATGATTCAATGGGACTCACATGTGACGGGGAAATGATAATTATgccttacaaaaaaaaattgaatttattttgGGGTGGGGAAGAGGATTTCAAAATTGATGAATTTCATTTCACTTGCCAGTGACGTGATTCTATTACTGCCATACTGGGAGTTGTTGTATTGATACATGCGTGTAAGCAGTTCAAGTTTGATTACATTTGAAGATTATATTAACCTTCTGTGTTTTTTCTGCATGCAGTGATAATGTTCTTGATCTCCTGGTCATTCACTGTCGTGTCTCTAGCCCTGGCAAGCcttatatattattatgtGAGCATCAAAGGAAAGGCTGGGGACTGGGGTGATGGTTTCAAGAGTGCATATTTCCAACTAGCTCTTCGCAGTCTTCGATCGCTAGGAGGTGCGtgtatctgaaaattttacaCCATATAATACATAATGCTCTTTATTAGTGATTGAAAATGGTCAATTTGTTGTCCCTTGAATAAGCCCAAAGTATATGCGTGCTGTGGTGGCCGGGGGATAATAATATCCCTTTTcacttcatttttcttttgaaggaATTGCATGCTTGTGGTTTGTGCTTGTCTGTGAACATATATagctttttcttatttaactTTTCACTATGCATGCAGCAAACCAAGTGCACCCAAAGAATTGGTACCCCATCCCCCTGATATTCTGCCGGCCTTGGGGGAAGCTGCCAGAAAATGTACCTTGCCATCCCAAACTTGCTGACTTTGCCAACTgtatgaagaagaagggcaGGGGAATGTCCATCTTTTTTTCTATTCTAGATGGTGACTACCGTGAATGTGCTGAAGATGCCAAGGCTGCATGCAAGCAGCTTGCTACCTACCTTGACTACAAGAATTGTGAAGGTGTAGCTGAGATTGTTGTGGCCCCCAGTATGTCTGAAGGTTTCCGTGGCATTGTCCAGACAATGGGTCTTGGAAATCTGAAGCCAAACATTGTGGTGATGCGGTATCCCGAAATATGGCGTCGTGAAAACTTAACGGAAATTCCAGCCACCTTTGTTGAAATAATTAATGATTGCATTGTTGCAAACAAGGCAGTTGTTATTGTCAAGGGTCTTGACGAATGGCCCAATGAGTATCAGAGGCAGTATGGTACCATCGATTTGTATTGGATAGTGAGAGATGGTGGTCTCAtgcttcttctctctcaaCTCCTCCTCACTAAGGAAAGCTTTGAGAGTTGTAAAATCCAGGTTTTCTGCATTGCGGAAGAGGATACTGATGCAGAGGGGCTCAAGGCTGATGTAAAGAAGTTTCTGTATGATCTTCGGATGCATGCCGAAGTGATTGTTGTAACAATGAAATCGTGGGATGTGCAAGCTGACAGTGGGTCTCCTCAAGATGAATCTGTGGACGCGTTTTCTGGTGCTCAGCAGCGTATAGCTAATTACATGGCTGATATGAAGGCAGCATCAGAAAAACAGGGAACCTCACTGATGGCTGACGGGAAGCCGGTTGTCGTGGATGAACAGCAGGTGGAGAAGTTTCTTTACACTACTCTGAAGCTGAATTCAACAATACTCAGATACTCGAGAATGGCTGCAGTTGTTCTTGTGAGTTTACCTCCACCACCGGCCAACCACCCGGCATACTTCTACATGGAGTACATGGATTTGTTGGTGGAAAATGTGCCAAGACTACTGATTGTGAGAGGATACCGTAAAGATGTTGTAACTCTATTCACATAGTATCAGTGGACTGCATCCTGGATGGTAATTGCCTCATTTTCGGTCATTGTTTATATTGTTATTTCTCGtctcctttttatatttttacttttgtagTTTTAACGTTACATTCATTCTTTCTACCATCGTTCTTGGCTAGAGCAGCAACTTACTGGTTCCCGTAGTTTGTtctcataaaattttgaaatatagCTCCCTATAGGGATGTGAAATTTTCAGTTAGAAGTTTACAATGCACGATCAAGAGTcaaatttgtttatttcttcTGCCCTTCCCTTATCTTAAACGTTATCACATAATTGCAAAGATGTGCTTTGCCCATCTCTGCCGGCTGATCAATGTTGAAAACTTGAAGTCAATACAATGACACTTGGTCGGGTTACAAAGTCAGCGGCAATAGTTAGCAGTTACAATTTTGGTACCCCTGACTTTGAGTGGCCCATAGTTCTTTCGTATAATAGCCACTAATTGCAAAATGCCCGTTGAGTAATAATTATCGTGTAGTATTGAAATACCGGAATATTGTGGCACGTTCATATTATACGACACTATTGTGTGGTACTGAAATACGGTCATATTATATAACACTTGAATTGGTTTTATTCTAATACCACAcaatgaatttgttttttaaaaattgtttaCTGTATGGACAAGCTAAAATCCCATGCTTATATTTTGTATAATAGCGTAAGAAAAAACGCAATAAAACCGAAAGGCTTGATTCGTTTCTAAATTTACATAAATCGGTAAAGCCAAATGAATTTGTGAAAGCTTAGTATTGTTTGCGACGTAGTTTTCCTGTTGTTTGGGCTTGTGCCTCCATAGAATCGAAGGGAATCTCGTATACGAGGCTAATTGTTCTTGACCACTTAGACCACAACTCCCTTGCGTTTTCGATTTTGATCGCCTCTCTTTTTCAATGTTTC of Prunus dulcis chromosome 4, ALMONDv2, whole genome shotgun sequence contains these proteins:
- the LOC117624455 gene encoding cation-chloride cotransporter 1 isoform X3, encoding MVKIFPSPRGDRRIVGMAGIAESLFLVSFCGLCTFLTAISLSAIATNGAMKGGGPYYLIGRALGPEVGVSIGLCFFLGNAVAGSLYVLGAVETFLKAVPAAGIFRETTRVNGTSVAIQSPSSHDLQIYGIVVTIILCFIVFGGVKMINRVAPAFLIPVLLSLFCIYIGIALARKNYPVDGVTGLSLDSFKENWNSDYQKTNNAGIPDPDGKVSWNFNAMVGLFFPAVTGIMAGSNRSASLRDTQRSIPIGTLAATLSTTAMYLVSVLLFGALASRQKLLTDRLLTATIAWPFPVFIYIGIILSTLGAALQSLTGAPRLLAAIANDDILPVLNYFKVSDGSEPNIATLFTALLCIGCVVIGNLDLITPTITMFFLLCYAGVNLSCFLLDLLDAPSWRPRWKFHHWSLSLLGALLCIVIMFLISWSFTVVSLALASLIYYYVSIKGKAGDWGDGFKSAYFQLALRSLRSLGANQVHPKNWYPIPLIFCRPWGKLPENVPCHPKLADFANCMKKKGRGMSIFFSILDGDYRECAEDAKAACKQLATYLDYKNCEGVAEIVVAPSMSEGFRGIVQTMGLGNLKPNIVVMRYPEIWRRENLTEIPATFVEIINDCIVANKAVVIVKGLDEWPNEYQRQYGTIDLYWIVRDGGLMLLLSQLLLTKESFESCKIQVFCIAEEDTDAEGLKADVKKFLYDLRMHAEVIVVTMKSWDVQADSGSPQDESVDAFSGAQQRIANYMADMKAASEKQGTSLMADGKPVVVDEQQVEKFLYTTLKLNSTILRYSRMAAVVLVSLPPPPANHPAYFYMEYMDLLVENVPRLLIVRGYRKDVVTLFT
- the LOC117624455 gene encoding cation-chloride cotransporter 1 isoform X2, producing MDNADVEAGGEDEFHGKSGRKYRPVVDDDRAVLEMSSMDPSSSSSSSSTLPVHQASLKRIKVGTQENVGSDAKEGHPPTHVQANGPQRESKLELFGFDSLVNILGLKSMTDEQSAAPSSPRDGENISITQGRPKGGGPYYLIGRALGPEVGVSIGLCFFLGNAVAGSLYVLGAVETFLKAVPAAGIFRETTRVNGTSVAIQSPSSHDLQIYGIVVTIILCFIVFGGVKMINRVAPAFLIPVLLSLFCIYIGIALARKNYPVDGVTGLSLDSFKENWNSDYQKTNNAGIPDPDGKVSWNFNAMVGLFFPAVTGIMAGSNRSASLRDTQRSIPIGTLAATLSTTAMYLVSVLLFGALASRQKLLTDRLLTATIAWPFPVFIYIGIILSTLGAALQSLTGAPRLLAAIANDDILPVLNYFKVSDGSEPNIATLFTALLCIGCVVIGNLDLITPTITMFFLLCYAGVNLSCFLLDLLDAPSWRPRWKFHHWSLSLLGALLCIVIMFLISWSFTVVSLALASLIYYYVSIKGKAGDWGDGFKSAYFQLALRSLRSLGANQVHPKNWYPIPLIFCRPWGKLPENVPCHPKLADFANCMKKKGRGMSIFFSILDGDYRECAEDAKAACKQLATYLDYKNCEGVAEIVVAPSMSEGFRGIVQTMGLGNLKPNIVVMRYPEIWRRENLTEIPATFVEIINDCIVANKAVVIVKGLDEWPNEYQRQYGTIDLYWIVRDGGLMLLLSQLLLTKESFESCKIQVFCIAEEDTDAEGLKADVKKFLYDLRMHAEVIVVTMKSWDVQADSGSPQDESVDAFSGAQQRIANYMADMKAASEKQGTSLMADGKPVVVDEQQVEKFLYTTLKLNSTILRYSRMAAVVLVSLPPPPANHPAYFYMEYMDLLVENVPRLLIVRGYRKDVVTLFT
- the LOC117624455 gene encoding cation-chloride cotransporter 1 isoform X1, whose translation is MDNADVEAGGEDEFHGKSGRKYRPVVDDDRAVLEMSSMDPSSSSSSSSTLPVHQASLKRIKVGTQENVGSDAKEGHPPTHVQANGPQRESKLELFGFDSLVNILGLKSMTDEQSAAPSSPRDGENISITQGRPKPTGVKLGTLMGVFVPCLQNILGIIYYIRFSWIVGMAGIAESLFLVSFCGLCTFLTAISLSAIATNGAMKGGGPYYLIGRALGPEVGVSIGLCFFLGNAVAGSLYVLGAVETFLKAVPAAGIFRETTRVNGTSVAIQSPSSHDLQIYGIVVTIILCFIVFGGVKMINRVAPAFLIPVLLSLFCIYIGIALARKNYPVDGVTGLSLDSFKENWNSDYQKTNNAGIPDPDGKVSWNFNAMVGLFFPAVTGIMAGSNRSASLRDTQRSIPIGTLAATLSTTAMYLVSVLLFGALASRQKLLTDRLLTATIAWPFPVFIYIGIILSTLGAALQSLTGAPRLLAAIANDDILPVLNYFKVSDGSEPNIATLFTALLCIGCVVIGNLDLITPTITMFFLLCYAGVNLSCFLLDLLDAPSWRPRWKFHHWSLSLLGALLCIVIMFLISWSFTVVSLALASLIYYYVSIKGKAGDWGDGFKSAYFQLALRSLRSLGANQVHPKNWYPIPLIFCRPWGKLPENVPCHPKLADFANCMKKKGRGMSIFFSILDGDYRECAEDAKAACKQLATYLDYKNCEGVAEIVVAPSMSEGFRGIVQTMGLGNLKPNIVVMRYPEIWRRENLTEIPATFVEIINDCIVANKAVVIVKGLDEWPNEYQRQYGTIDLYWIVRDGGLMLLLSQLLLTKESFESCKIQVFCIAEEDTDAEGLKADVKKFLYDLRMHAEVIVVTMKSWDVQADSGSPQDESVDAFSGAQQRIANYMADMKAASEKQGTSLMADGKPVVVDEQQVEKFLYTTLKLNSTILRYSRMAAVVLVSLPPPPANHPAYFYMEYMDLLVENVPRLLIVRGYRKDVVTLFT